In one Pseudomonas fitomaticsae genomic region, the following are encoded:
- a CDS encoding efflux RND transporter periplasmic adaptor subunit, protein MFRHALSFAVPVSLAFLLSACGKEEVTPVSVRPAMVVQPEPSAQAMESYPGEVRARYEPDLAFRIGGKVNRRLVEEGQRVKADQPLAELDPQDVRLQLEATRAQVAAAEANLNLVRAERDRYKTLMERQMVSRSAYDNAENLYRSGEARLKQIKAEFNVSTNQASYAVLRAPQDGVVAKRSVEVGQVVAAGQTVFTLATDGEREVLISLPEQSFGRFKVGQPVSVELWTQQNQRFAGQIRELSPAADPKSRTFAARISFTSGKVPAELGQSARVFVQTADVIPLSVPLSALTAENGATYVWVVSANNTLKKTPVRTGPFGEKTVPVLEGLNASDWVVAAGVHVLLEGQQVRPVDRSNRVVNLADKE, encoded by the coding sequence ATGTTCCGCCATGCGTTGTCCTTTGCGGTGCCAGTCAGTCTGGCGTTTTTATTGTCGGCATGTGGCAAGGAAGAGGTGACGCCAGTCAGCGTGCGACCGGCCATGGTGGTGCAGCCAGAGCCTTCGGCGCAGGCAATGGAAAGTTATCCGGGCGAGGTGCGCGCCCGCTACGAACCCGATCTGGCGTTCCGCATCGGCGGCAAAGTCAACCGACGACTGGTCGAGGAAGGCCAGCGCGTGAAAGCCGATCAACCGCTCGCCGAACTCGATCCGCAGGATGTGCGCCTGCAACTGGAAGCCACCCGGGCCCAGGTCGCGGCCGCCGAAGCCAACCTGAACCTGGTGCGTGCCGAACGTGACCGCTACAAGACCCTGATGGAACGGCAGATGGTCAGTCGCTCGGCCTACGACAATGCCGAGAACCTTTACCGCTCCGGCGAAGCCCGCCTCAAACAGATCAAAGCCGAATTCAACGTCTCGACCAATCAGGCCAGTTACGCCGTGCTGCGCGCGCCTCAGGATGGCGTGGTGGCCAAGCGTTCGGTGGAAGTCGGGCAAGTGGTCGCCGCCGGACAAACCGTTTTCACCCTCGCCACTGACGGCGAACGGGAAGTGCTGATCAGCCTGCCGGAGCAGAGTTTCGGCCGCTTCAAGGTTGGCCAGCCGGTGTCGGTGGAACTGTGGACACAACAGAACCAGCGCTTTGCCGGGCAGATCCGCGAGCTGTCGCCGGCCGCCGATCCAAAGTCCCGCACCTTCGCCGCGCGTATTTCATTCACCTCCGGCAAAGTCCCGGCAGAACTGGGCCAGAGCGCCCGGGTCTTCGTGCAGACCGCCGATGTCATCCCGCTGTCGGTGCCGCTCTCGGCGCTGACGGCCGAAAACGGCGCGACCTACGTCTGGGTCGTCAGCGCCAACAACACGTTGAAAAAGACCCCGGTGCGTACCGGCCCGTTCGGTGAGAAAACCGTGCCGGTGCTCGAAGGCCTGAACGCCAGCGACTGGGTGGTCGCCGCTGGCGTTCACGTGCTGCTGGAAGGGCAGCAGGTGCGTCCGGTGGATCGCTCCAACCGCGTGGTCAATCTGGCGGACAAGGAGTAA